In Dietzia sp. ANT_WB102, the sequence CTGCGGGCAGCGGGCCGGTTGATCCGCCACGAGACCATCGAGCACTCGTACCCGCACTCCTGGCGCTCCGGGCAGCCGCTCATCTACATGGCCCTGCCCGCGTGGTTCGTCAAGGTCACCGCCTTCCGCGACCGCATGGTTGAGCTCAACCGCGAACACATCACCTGGATGCCGGAACACGTCCGTGACGGGCAGTTCGGCAAGTGGCTCGAGGGTGCGCGCGACTGGAACATCAACCGCAACCGCTACTGGGGCGCGCCGATCCCGGTGTGGGAGTCCGACGACCCCGCCTATCCGCGCGTCGACGTCTACGGCTCCCTCGACGAACTCGAGCGGGACTTCGGGGTTCGTCCCACCGACCTGCACCGCCCCTACATCGACGAGCTGACCCGGCCCAACCCGGACGACCCGACCGGCAAGTCCACGATGCGTCGCATCCCGGATGTTTTCGACTGCTGGTTCGAGTCCGGGTCGATGCCGTTCGCCCAGGTCCACTACCCCTTCGAGAACAAGGAGTGGTTCGAGACCCACAATCCGGGCGACTTCATCGTCGAGTACAACGGCCAGACACGCGGCTGGTTCTACACGTTGCACGTGCTGGCCACCGCATTGTTCGACCGGCCCGCGTTCACGCACGTCGCCGCCCACGGGATCGTCCTGGGCAACGACGGGCTCAAGATGAGCAAGTCCAAGGGCAACTACCCGGACGTCAACGAAGTGTTCGCCCGCGATGGCTCGGACGCCATGCGCTGGTTCCTCATGAGCTCACCGATCCTGCGGGGCGGCAACCTCGTGGTGACCGAGCAGGGTATCCGCGAGGGTGTACGTCAGGCCATGCTCCCGCTGTGGAACACGTACAGCTTCTTCCAGCTGTACGCCGCCCGTCGGGCCACGTGGCGCACGGACTCCCAGCACGTGCTCGACCGCTACATCCTGTCCCGCCTGGCGTCGACCCGTGACGCGATGACCGACGCACTGGACACGACGGACATCGCGGCGGCCTGTGATGAGCTGCGACTGTTCGCCGACGCCCTGACCAATTGGTACGTGCGCCGGTCCAGGTCGCGGTTCTGGGCCGGTGAGGACAGCGGGCAGGACTCCCTTGATGCGTTCGACACGCTCTACACGGTGCTCGAGACGACTATGCGGCTAGCGGCGCCGCTGTTGCCGCTGATGAGCGAGGTCGTGTGGACCGGGCTCACGGGCGAGGAGTCGGTGCACCTGGTCGACTGGCCGGCCGCCGACGAGCTGCCGAGCGACACCGCCCTGGTCGAGGCGATGGAGGCGGTGCGCGACGTGTGCTCGACCGTGTCGTCGATCCGCAAGGCCAAGCACCTGCGTGTTCGCCTGCCGCTCAACTCGCTCACGGTGGCGATGCCCGACGCCGAGCGGCTCGAGCCGTTCACCGGTCTCATCGCCGACGAGGTCAATGTGCGGGAGGTGCGCCTGACCAGCGATGTGGCCGCGCACGGCCGGATGGAGTTGGCGGTCAACGCCCGCGCCGCCGGGCCGCGGCTGGGCAAGGACGTACAGGTGTGCATCAAGGCCGCCAAGACCGGGGACTGGTCCGAGGTAGACGGGGTGGTGACCGCGGGCGGGATCGAGTTGCAGGAGGGCGAGTACCAGAACCGGCTCGTGGCCGCCGATCCCGAATCCACGGCAGCGCTCCCCGGTGGTGCTGGCCTGGTTGTGCTGGATCTGACCGTCACCGAGGATCTTGAGGCCGAGGGCTGGGCCAAGGACCGGATCCGGGAGATCCAGGAGGCCCGTCGCGCCGCTGGCTTCGACATCTCCGACCGCATCCGGGTGCGCATGGAGGTGCCGACCACGCGCCGCGAGTGGGCGGACCGCCACGCGCAGCTCATCGCCGGCGAGGTACTGGCCACCGATTTCGAGGTGGTCGACACGTTGGATCCGGTCGACGGAACACCGGTTGAGCTCGCCGAGGGCGTCCGGATGACGCTGGCTCGGGTCTGACCGGCGGCTCGTCATGGGTGACGGGCAGGACCGGTGGGTTCTGCACGTGGACATGGACGCGTTCTTCGCGTCCTGTGAACAGCTGACCCGGCCGACCCTGCGGGGTCGGCCGGTGCTCGTCGGCGGCACGGGCGGCCGCGGTGTGGTCGCGGGCTGCTCGTACGAGGCGCGGGCGTACGGCGCCCGGTCGGCGATGCCATCGCACCAGGCGCGCAGGCTGGTGGGGCCCTCGGCGGTGTTCCTGCCGCCCCGGATGCCGGTGTATCGCGCTCTGAGCCGCCGGGTTTTCGAGGTGTTCGCCGAGCACGCGCCGGTGGTCGAGCAGGTGTCGGTGGACGAGGCGTTCCTCGAGCCGCCGGAGCTGCGCGGTGCGGACGCGGAGCGCACCCGTCGGTGGGCGCAGGAGTTACGTGCTGCGATCCGCGAGGCCACGGGGTTGCCGGCTTCGGTGGGCGCGGGGGCGGGGAAGCAGTACGCGAAGATTGCCTCCGAGTTGGCCAAGCCGGACGGGATCGCGGTGGTCGCCCGCCGCGACCATGCAGAGGTCCTGGACCCGCTGCCGGTGCGGAGCCTGTGGGGGGTGGGCCCTGTGGCGGGGGAGCGGCTGTCGCAATTCGGTATCGCCACGATCGGGGACCTGGCCGCAATGGACGACGACGACGTGGTCCAGGCTCTCGGGCGGACCGTGGGGCCGGCGATCGCCCGGATCGCGCGAGGCTACGACGACCGACCGGTCCACGAGCGGGCCGAGGCCAAGCAGATCAGCGCGGAGAGCACCTTCGCGGCCGACCTCACTACAGCTGGTCAGGTCGCGGGCGCCGTCCGGCGGTCGGCGGAGGCAGCGCATCGACGGCTGCTCACCGACGGCCGGGCCGCCCGCACCGTGACGGTCAAAGTCAAGCGCACCGACTTCACCTCGATCACCCGCTCGTACACCCTGCCGGAGGGCACCACGTCGCTGGAGACGATTATCGCGGTGGCTCGTTCGCTCGCTCCGGATCCGGTCGACTTCGGCGCGATCAGGTTGCTCGGCGTGGGGGTGTCGGGGCTGACGGAGTTCCACCAAGACGCCCTGTTCGAGCAGGAATTCGTGCCCGAGGGGCGGTCCGGCCCGGGTGACGACGACGAGGACCTGCCCGACATCGTCGGCGTGGGTACCACCGTGACCACCGACGACCGGGATCCCGCGGCCTCGGACGCCGAGGCAGTGGACCAGCATGCTCCCGAGGCGGTTCCGGCGATCGGCGCGTGGCGGGCAGGCGAGATGACGCGTTTTCGGACGGGGTCGGACGTGTGGCATCCCGAGTTCGGTCACGGCTGGGTTCAGGGATCCGGCCATGGTCGGGTGTCGGTGCGATTCGAGACGGCGGCGACGGGTCCGGGGCGGATGCGCACGTTCTCGGAGGGCGACCCGGACCTCGAACCGGCGGACCCCCTCGACTCACTGGGCTGGTAGTCGGCCAGCCGCCCGCCTTCCCCCCTCCCCAGACTTGCGCGTCCGGATTGGTCCACTCCCGCAGCGCACTCGGGCTGGATTCGGGCAAAGGGGGCACGCAAGTCGCCGGTGCCTTCGTGGAGAGCCTCCGGATCCACCACACAATGCTGTCCGCCCCGTGGCCTGTGTCGGGTGGAGTCGTGTATCAGCTGTAGAGGTGGTACTTCGGCCACGAACGGCGGATTTCCGTCGCAACAGCGGCCGCCGCATCGTCTGCAGGCGCCTGATCGGCGACGGACAGGAGCGCGGCGAGCAGGACCCGGGCCTGCCCCGATCGCAGGTATCCGCTGCTCAGCACGCCTCGGTTCGCGAGTTCGGCGCCGCCACCCCGACCGCCGTAGGCCGGGGTCGCCTCGCCCCGCGGTACCCGGCTGGAGACCACCATGACGATGTCCGGCCGGTCGTCCGCCAATTGGGCGACCGCGTCGGCGACGAGGGGTGGCAGGTTGCCGGACCCCGACCCCTCCAGGATCAGACCGCGCGAACCGGCGTCGACACTGGCACGCACGGCGACCGCGTCGGCGCCGGGTGGGCAGGCGATCACGTCGACCCGGGTGTCGGCGAACCGGGCCCGGCCGGGCAGGGTGGGCCGCTCGAGCTCGGGCGGCAGGTCTTCTACGGGGTGCTCGGGCGAGTTGCGGGCGAACGCGACGGGATCGGTCGTGTGCCACTTGCGCACGCCGCGGGCCTGCAGGATCGCCCGGCCCAGGACCACCAGCACTCCGAGGTCGCGGGAGACGGGGTCGGCCGCCAGCAGGACGGCGTCCAGCAGGTTGGCGGGACCGTCTGCCTCGGGATGGTCGGCGGGGCGCTGCGCCCCGGTGATGGCCACGGGCCTCGGATCGTCGTGGTGCAGGTCGAGGGCCATCGCGGTCTCCTCGAGAGTGTCGGTCCCGTGGGTCACCACCACTCCGGAGACTCCCGGATCGGACAGCACGTCGGCCACCGCGTCGACCAACAGATCCCACTCGGCAGGGCCGAACGTGGAGGAGTCGGCGTCGATCACGGCTCGCGCGCTCACGCGGATCTGCTCCGGCAGCACTGCTCGGAGTTCGTCGAGCATCGCCTGCGTCGCGGGGTCGGAGTCGCCAGCCACGACCGCCCCCTCGGGCGTCGTGGAGGCGGTGATCGTGCCCCCGGTGGTGCAGATCACGATGTGAGGGGTATCGGTGCTGGTCTCGGCGGTGGTCACCCGGTCCACAGTGCTGGGCCGGCGGCTCGTCGTCAACCCTCGCGGCCGCAGACGATGGAACAATGGCGCATCGGTGTTCGTTGGGCCGGTGGCCCGGCCCGGCGCCATGCACGGATCGGCACCGCATGCCCGGTGTCTTACACCTCGACGAAAGGACCCCGCGTGAGTCTTCGACGAACCATCGCCGCAGTCTCCCTATCCGCCTTCGCCCTGGGAGGCCTCGCCGCCTGCGGAGGAGATGACAACGGCGGACGTGAGACCGCCCCCGCGCCCACCACGACCAGCTCGCAGGCGACCGCCATCCCCACCGCGGAGGAGCTG encodes:
- the ileS gene encoding isoleucine--tRNA ligase, translating into MSTESVNRESVNSDAADGEPAAGSAYPVLDLTDGTMAQTPSFPALEETVLARWDDRDTFRESIRNRKGAEEYVFYDGPPFANGLPHYGHLLTGYVKDVIPRYRTMQGYLVERRFGWDCHGLPAELEAEKQLGITEKSQILEMGLAEFNDACRRSVLQYTDEWEDYVHRQARWVDFENDYKTLDIDFTESVLWAFKRLYDMGLIYKGFRVLPYSWYEQTPLSNQETRLDDAYKMRQDPAVTVGLPLEAPQDSLFHGAEALVWTTTPWTLPSNLAAAVHPEIDYSVVRVNSGEFAGRVFVLAEARRGIYAAEFGDDAEVVATVKGSELVGLRYTPPFDFFSGRANSHVVLSADYVTTDSGTGVVHLAPAFGEEDKDACDAAGIELVIPVGPDGKFTSEVPPYAGQLVFDANAPISRDLRAAGRLIRHETIEHSYPHSWRSGQPLIYMALPAWFVKVTAFRDRMVELNREHITWMPEHVRDGQFGKWLEGARDWNINRNRYWGAPIPVWESDDPAYPRVDVYGSLDELERDFGVRPTDLHRPYIDELTRPNPDDPTGKSTMRRIPDVFDCWFESGSMPFAQVHYPFENKEWFETHNPGDFIVEYNGQTRGWFYTLHVLATALFDRPAFTHVAAHGIVLGNDGLKMSKSKGNYPDVNEVFARDGSDAMRWFLMSSPILRGGNLVVTEQGIREGVRQAMLPLWNTYSFFQLYAARRATWRTDSQHVLDRYILSRLASTRDAMTDALDTTDIAAACDELRLFADALTNWYVRRSRSRFWAGEDSGQDSLDAFDTLYTVLETTMRLAAPLLPLMSEVVWTGLTGEESVHLVDWPAADELPSDTALVEAMEAVRDVCSTVSSIRKAKHLRVRLPLNSLTVAMPDAERLEPFTGLIADEVNVREVRLTSDVAAHGRMELAVNARAAGPRLGKDVQVCIKAAKTGDWSEVDGVVTAGGIELQEGEYQNRLVAADPESTAALPGGAGLVVLDLTVTEDLEAEGWAKDRIREIQEARRAAGFDISDRIRVRMEVPTTRREWADRHAQLIAGEVLATDFEVVDTLDPVDGTPVELAEGVRMTLARV
- a CDS encoding DNA polymerase IV, with translation MGDGQDRWVLHVDMDAFFASCEQLTRPTLRGRPVLVGGTGGRGVVAGCSYEARAYGARSAMPSHQARRLVGPSAVFLPPRMPVYRALSRRVFEVFAEHAPVVEQVSVDEAFLEPPELRGADAERTRRWAQELRAAIREATGLPASVGAGAGKQYAKIASELAKPDGIAVVARRDHAEVLDPLPVRSLWGVGPVAGERLSQFGIATIGDLAAMDDDDVVQALGRTVGPAIARIARGYDDRPVHERAEAKQISAESTFAADLTTAGQVAGAVRRSAEAAHRRLLTDGRAARTVTVKVKRTDFTSITRSYTLPEGTTSLETIIAVARSLAPDPVDFGAIRLLGVGVSGLTEFHQDALFEQEFVPEGRSGPGDDDEDLPDIVGVGTTVTTDDRDPAASDAEAVDQHAPEAVPAIGAWRAGEMTRFRTGSDVWHPEFGHGWVQGSGHGRVSVRFETAATGPGRMRTFSEGDPDLEPADPLDSLGW
- a CDS encoding asparaginase; protein product: MTTAETSTDTPHIVICTTGGTITASTTPEGAVVAGDSDPATQAMLDELRAVLPEQIRVSARAVIDADSSTFGPAEWDLLVDAVADVLSDPGVSGVVVTHGTDTLEETAMALDLHHDDPRPVAITGAQRPADHPEADGPANLLDAVLLAADPVSRDLGVLVVLGRAILQARGVRKWHTTDPVAFARNSPEHPVEDLPPELERPTLPGRARFADTRVDVIACPPGADAVAVRASVDAGSRGLILEGSGSGNLPPLVADAVAQLADDRPDIVMVVSSRVPRGEATPAYGGRGGGAELANRGVLSSGYLRSGQARVLLAALLSVADQAPADDAAAAVATEIRRSWPKYHLYS